CGCTGGTGAAGCAAGCGTCGAGCCAGGCCCGAGCCGTGGCCTCGGAGGTGCGGCGCGCCGGCCTCGCGGGCGCCGCCCGGAGCGGGTGCAAGAGGCTGGAGCCGGCGGCGAGGGAGATCTACGAGAAGTACGAGCCGGTGGCGGAGGAGTACGCGGTGGCCGCCTGGCGCCGCCTGAACCGGATGCCGCTCTTCCCCCAGGTGGCGGAGATGGCGGTGCCCACGGTGGCCTACTGGGCCGAGAAGTACAACCGGGCGGCGTGCTACGCGGCGGAGAGGGACTACCCGGCGTCGGGATACCTGCCGATGGTCCCGCTGGAGCGGATCGCGAAGGTGTTCGACGAGGCGGAGCGTGGGCCGGGCGCCGCAGCCGCCGCGAACGGGGAGGTGGCGACGGCCGAATAACCCCCTTTTTGGCTTTCCGTAGGGTCTCGCGTTTGCTTTCGAGGGTTCCGTTTGGTTCGATTGTTAAGTCTTCCCTCCCGTCTCTTTAGTCTTTAGGCCGATGATGGGAATCTTGTTATCGGGTGAGACGTCGCCAATTAGATGATGTTCGATGTTTCCACTTGATGGTCCAATTCATGTCATCGATGTTTGATACGATATGACGACATGACCCAATGCGTGATCACCGAGCTTTACTAACCCAAATATCTCTGATCGCGCTGAAGGATAAATATCTCCATTTCGATCAAGGTGAATTCAAGTCATATATTTTTCGACACCTCTGACCTCTTCCATCCCTATTCTGAGTAACTTGTATTTTCTCTCTTGTTAATTAGTC
The sequence above is drawn from the Eucalyptus grandis isolate ANBG69807.140 chromosome 11, ASM1654582v1, whole genome shotgun sequence genome and encodes:
- the LOC104426748 gene encoding stress-related protein produces the protein MADSEPRPQTENVEHDERRRLKYLDFVQMAAIYMVICFSTLYEFAKENSGPLRPGVQTVEATVKTVVGPLFDRFHHVPFEILRFVDSRVDEYVHELDSLVPSLVKQASSQARAVASEVRRAGLAGAARSGCKRLEPAAREIYEKYEPVAEEYAVAAWRRLNRMPLFPQVAEMAVPTVAYWAEKYNRAACYAAERDYPASGYLPMVPLERIAKVFDEAERGPGAAAAANGEVATAE